The DNA segment TCCTACCCATCTATACACGCATGAAACAAGAGACGGGTAACTCAATAAATAATATTCTGGTTACAAGAACGGCCAATCCTGAAATATCGGACTCGATGAACTTCGATACTTTGCTGAGTCAGCAAATCGTTGAATTGGTTCAGCGCGTGACGATTAGTAGTGACGATGTGGCCGAAATCTTATTTACCTCGGGTACGACATCACGGCCTAAAGGCGTGGAGATCACCCACTGTAACTTGCAGTTCGCAGGTTATTTTACGGCGTGGCAAACCTGTCTTCGTAGCGATGATATTTATTTGACTATGATGCCAAGCTTTCACATCGATTTTCAATGTAATGCAGCCATGGCCGCATTTACCGTCGGTGCAAAGCTTGTGATGCTTGAGAAGTACAGTGCCCGCAAGTTCTGGAAACAGATCTGTGACTATAGAGCCACGATTACCCATAGCATGCCGATGATCGTGCGTACCTTGATGTTACAGCCTGCAACGCCATTTGAACGTGATCATTGCCTGCGTGATATGTTGTTTTTCCTACATATTTCAGACCAAGAAAAACTGGACTTTGAAACACGTTTTAATGTGCAGCTGTTTAACTCCTATGGCATGACAGAAACCTTAGTCGGACTGATTGGTGATAGTCCAGCCGAGGAGCGTCACTGGCCGTCAATTGGACGACCAGGGTTAGGTTATGAGGCCAAGATCGCCGATGAGAATGGTCAAGAGCTTGCCCCTAACGTGATTGGTGATCTCTGGGTTAAAGGTGTGCCCGGTAGAACGATCATGAAGGGCTACTACCAAGATACGAAAGCCACTGAAGAAGTACTCAGTGCCGAGGGTTGGCTCTACACTGGCGATAAAGCTTACGTAGATGACAATGGCTTATTTTATTTTGTCGATAGAAAGACAAATATGATTAAGCGCTCCGGTGAGAACATCTCCAGTAGTGAAATAGAAAAAGTTTTAATGTCTCATCCTTATATTCAAGATGCCGCCGTTATTGGTGTTCCAGATTTAATTCGAGATGAAGCCGTTAAAGCATTTGTCATATTTAATGAGGGTGTGTCTTTAAGTGTCGAACAAATTTTACAGTATTGCGCTGAAAATATGGCGAAGTTTAAAGTTCCATCTTTTGTTGAAATAAAAAAGTCTTTCCCAAGAACCTGTACCTGCAAAGTACAAAAAAAACTTCTTATGTGAAGTTAACTTAATTTAGCTTTTTAATAAAAGAGTCTGAAGTGGCTCTATATTGGAGTATTAGCATGAGTGAATCATTACACGTTACCCGCAATGGCGCTATTTTAGAAATTACTCTTGATAGACCTAAAGCCAACGCGATTGACGCAAAAACAAGTTTTGAGATGGGTGAGGTCTTCCTCGCTTTCCGTGAAGATCCTGAACTGCGTGTGGCGATTATTACTGGTGCAGGCGAGCGCTTCTTCTCTGCAGGTTGGGATCTAAAAGCCGCTGCAGAGGGTGAAGCACCTGATGCTGACTTTGGTCCAGGCGGATTTGCGGGTTTAACTGAAATTTTTGACTTAGATAAGCCGGTTATCGCTGCGGTAAACGGTTATGCATTCGGTGGTGGTTTTGAGCTAGCGCTTGCGGCCGATATGATTATCTGCTCTGAAAATGCCAGCTTTGCCCTGCCAGAAGCTAAATTGGGTATCGTACCTGATAGTGGCGGAATGTTGCGTCTACCTAAGTTATTACCACCTGCGATCGTCAACGAACTGATGATGACAGGCCGTGGTATGGGCGCCGAAGAAGCCCTACGTTGGGGCGTGGTGAATCGCGTGGTTGAGAGTGACAAGCTGATGGACAGTGCTCGTGAACTGGCTCAGCAAATTGCTCAAGGTGCGCCATTAGCTATCGCGGCGATCAAAGAGATCTATCGTGAAACTAGCGAGCTATCGGTGGAAGAGGGTTATCGCCATATTCGTGCTGGTGGTTTGAAAAATTACCCATCGGTACTGCGTTCTGAAGATGCATTAGAAGGTCCATTAGCCTTCTCAGAGAAGCGTGACCCTGTGTGGAAGGGTAGATAGGTTTCAGTGCTATCAATCGAAATAGAGCCTGATATTTCCCATGAGATATCGGGTTTTATTTTAACTGTTTGTCGGTAATGGAAGGATTCACCAATGGCGTTGAAATTAGAGATGCAAGGGCAAACCTACGGCCCATTCGTTAATGAGTATACCGCTAGAGATGTGATGCTGTTCGCGCTGGGTTGTGGTGCTGGCAGTGACGGTAAAACTGATCTCGATTATGTGTATGAGAAGCAATTAAAGGTACTGCCTATCTTTGCTGCGACGCAAATTGTCGATGCAGAGGTGACTAAGACTATCGATTATGGCTTTAATTGGGGCGGATCTTTGCATTGGGGTTTTGACCTGCATATTCATCAGCCACTGCCTACTAATCCTGGCAAATTGAGCACCAAGGTGTTGTTGAAGGGGCTGTTCGACCGAGGGGAAGGACGCGGTTGTTTGGCGCAACACATAGGTGAAACCTTCGATGAGACGGGGACTAAACTGTTTACTAACGAGAGTTGGGATTGCGCGTTATACGATGGCGGCTTTGGCGGCCCAAAAGCGCCAGCAGATATTGTTGAGATCCCAGAGCGCGCGCCAGATTTCGAAATTGAACAAGATATTCCACTAAACCAAGCGCTTATCTACCGACTATCGGGCGATGACCATCCTCAGCATGTGGATTGGGAATATGCGCAAGAGTTTGGTCACCCAAAACCGAATCTGCACGGTGTTAGCACTGCAGGTGTGGCCTGTCGTCACATCATTCAGGCGATGTTTCCCGGTGAACCGGAGCGATTAACACGCTTTAAGACTCGGCTAACTAAATCCTTGTATCCCGGCGCAAGGGTCAAAACCCAAATTTGGAAGTGGGATGATAACTGTGTCCATTTCAGAGTGATGGATGCCAACGATCCTGACACTTTTTATCTTAACTTTGGTTTAGTTGAGTGGAAGTAAGCCTTTGTAGGAGGCTTTAGCCTCCTATCTAGACGAGAAATAGCATTTATCAACGTTAGTATTTAGCTGTGACGTCTTAATGTTTGAGGCGCAACAGCTAAGTAGTGAGTCGTGTGATTTATTAAGAGTAAAACAATTTATGCCCTGCTATGAATTTGAAGGATTAATTCCTGTTGTCGACCCGAGTGCTTATGTGCACCCAACAGCTGTGCTGATAGGAGATGTCATTGTCGAGGCTGGGGTGTATATCGGCCCCAATGCTTCACTGCGTGGTGATTATGGACGTTTGATTTTGCAGAGAGGTAGTAATTTGCAAGATGGTTGCATCATGCATGGATACTGCGATATGGATACAGTTGTTGAGCCTGATGGTCATATCGGCCACGGTGCCATTTTGCATGGCTGCGTAATAAAGCGTAATGCCCTCGTTGGAATGAATGCGGTGGTGATGGATGGGGCTGTGATTGGTGAAGATAGCATCGTCGCTGCCATGAGTTTTGTTAAAGCGGGTTTTCAAGGCCTGCCGCAACAGCTGTTGATGGGGCAGCCTGCAAAAGTGATGCGCCAGGTGAGCGAACAAGATCTGCATTGGAAAGGGCTTAATACGCTGGAGTACCAAGTATTAGCCCAGCGCTCGGCGAAAACAATGCAGCCTGTTACGCCGTTAACTCAGCAGGAAGTTAACAGGCCCAGATTAAAAGGGGTGACCGAGGTGCAGCCCAAGGCGCAGCAAACACAAGCCGGTTAATCAAAGTTCCAGAGTGAGTCATAGAGGCTCAAGCTTTAAGAGGGAGTGCAACCCAATAACGCTTAAACCGATTAGCACCTCAGGCAGCACGCTTAATAATTGAAACTATTAATTGAAACTATAGGCAGCTGAACAACCATGGTTGGCAGACTGCAATTGAGAAGGAAAGCGGTATGCCGTTAGATCCAAAAGTCGCACTGTATTTGCAACAAGTGCGTGATTCTGGCGCACAAGCCTATGAAGACATGACCCCCGCAGAGTCTAGACGCCTCGATATGAATGAGCTGACGAAGACGAAAGCCGATCGAGTGTTAGAGCCCGTGGCCGCGATAGAGCATAGCTTTATTCCTGGACCCACTGCAGATCTGCCCATTCGGATCTACCGTCCTAAAGGTGACACGAGTGAGTTACAGCCGGCGATTATCTTTATTCATGGCAGCGGTTGGGTGGTATCGAACATAGAGACCAATGACCATTTTAGCCGTGCCCTCGCTAATCGCACCGGATCGGTAGTGATCGCGATTAATTATCAAAAGGCACCTGAGCACAAGTTTCCCATCCCAATGGATGACTGCTATGCATCGACATTGTGGATCTTTGAGCATGCGACTTTGCTGGGATTAGACTCGAACCGTATCGGCATCTTAGGTGACAGTGCCGGTGGTAATTTAGCAGCGGCGGTGACGCTAAGGCTGCGTGACGAACAGGGGCCAAAATTGGCTTACCAAGTACTCGTTTATCCAGCGGTGCAATATGGTTGGCAAACGCCATCGGCTATCGCTCATGCAGAAGGTTATCTATTGCAACAGGCCAGTATGAAGTATTACTGGGGCCACTACCTGCGTAGCGAAGCCGACGCACAAAATCCCTATTGTTCACCGCTGAATGCCCTGAGCCACAAAGATCTGCCGCCAACACTTATCTATACCGCAGAGTTTGATCCATTATGCGATGACGGCTATCTCTATGCCCGAGAATTACAAGGCAGTGGTGTTACAGTCAAATACCGCTGTTTTGACGGCGTGATCCATGGGTTTATTAAGATGCTTGGGGTGTTTGATCAGGCCGATGAGTTTCTAGATGAACTTAAGCAAGATCTGTTAGAGATCTAGGTGTGATTAGTTAAAAACATAACTTGGGAATGCTCACGAAACAAACGGTTTCGTGAGCTTGTTCGAAGAATCATCAACTTGTTCCTCTAGAAAAATTAATTCGCATCTTATTGTGCTCACAGTTACATTTTTACTCTAAAACCTTGTGCTAGTCTCGTGCATCATGCACTTAAACTATGTATATAAAATATGAATAATAACATCCCATTAAGGGCGTTACAGGTTTTTGAATCATGCGCAAGGCTGGAAAGCTGCTCGCTTGCTGCGAATGAGTTATGCATCACTCAGAGCGCGGTCTCTCAACAGATAAAGCTGCTTGAAGATTACTTCTTAGAAAAGCTATTTCACCGCAATGCGGGCAAAATTACTCTGACTGAATCAGGGCTTGAACTTAGGCAAAGATTAGCGCCGGTTTTTTATGATTTAAACAGTGTGTGTGCCAGTTTGGTGCCCGATATGTCTAACGAAGTTCGAGTACATTCTTATAACTCTTTAGCCGCCCGTTGGTTAGTACCTAAGATGGCTAAGCTGAGAAAAGAGCACCCTGAGTTCAACATCAATGTTGGTATGTTTCAAGATGATGTAGAGATGAGCGATATGATCGCCGATATCTTTATTATCACCCGCGAATGCCAAGACGGCTATACCATTACTCCGTTAGTCGAAGAGAAGCTGGTGGCTTTTTGTAGCCCTGAATATTTGCAAAAACACCCAGAGATCTCCTTAAGTACTTTCCATGAGCAGACACTACTTTACTCAAAACACAAAGATTATGGTGTCGATTGGGAAGGCTGGTTTAGAGATAACAAAGTCGCTGTCGGCCCATTACAGCGAAAAATTATTTTCAACCATAATATGTTGGCAGTTCAGGCAGCAATTTTTGGTCAGGGGATCGTGCTAGGCCTAGAGCAAACGCTACAAGTAGAATTAGACTCAGGAAACCTGGTGAAGTTAGATCTCCCCCATTGCTATACAGGCTGGACCTACTCAATCGCTTATAAGTCTTCAAGAAAGCGGGACGCCCGTATAACCAAGATTGTCGATTGGATAATTAAAGAATATGCGGGCAGCGTATCTTAGCCGCAATTGTTATTTATCTGATTAAAGCTGTATCAGTACTAATCGAGAAGCTGAGGGAGAAGGTTTACTCGTGATTGGGGAAACTGTGGAAGAGAGTTAAATATTGCATTGTTTAGAGTGATTTAGTGGCCACTAAAGTTAGTGGCCACAGTTTTTAATAACGTATGGTTGATTAGTCGTTACTTCTTAAGCGGAAGAAGCTTCTTCAGTGAGCGAACCCAACCAAAGGTCAACGGCGCCAAACAGACCATAAATACGGTATAAGCGATTATGCAGTAATGTGCCATATTCATGCCCAGTAGAGTCCAATCGTCTTCACCACAGCCGCCCGTTGGAGCAAACTCAAATGGTAGCCACTCATCAAGTGGTAGGTTGAGTGGGAAGCGTGGATCGGTTGAACAAGCTGAGCCAGCAGCATCGCCTGCAGCAGCAAAGAAGTCCATCGTCTCATCGACTACCATGTGCGCCGCATCATGGATCTTCATTAACTCAACAGACCACATCCAGCCCTGAATGACTGCGTACCACGCCAGTAATAAACCTAAGAACTTGAGTATGTGATTTCTCGGATCGATCAGAATGATCAGACCCGCAAGCACGATACAGCACTGGCTAAAGCGAATGTAAACACATAGCTCACAGGGATCCATCGCCAAGAACAGTTGGAAATAGAAGATGGCCGACAGAATAAGAAATAGTGCTCCTCCAACCATCACTAACCAGATGGGCCGATGGTCTTGCATATGGGTTAAGCTGTCGGCAGGGGTGGCCTTAAACTGCCCCCAGAACTCTTTCAATCGTTGCTGCAATGACATAATAATCCCTTACTTAGCAGACAGTTCAGCGATAAGCTCTTTGAGCATATCCATCGAACGGATTGATTTGGTGTTGATCAGGTATTTACCGTTAACGGTAATCGCAGGCACACCTTGGATCTTTGCAACTTCAACCCCTTTATCCCATTTGGTCATTAGCTGTTTTACTTTTGGATCTTGAGCATGAGTATCAAACTCGGCGCGGCTCATGCCTAATGTATCGAGGGTAAATGCAATGGTAGAATCGGCATCTTTAAATTTGACCTTCTTGACGTGGTACTGGTCGTAGTACTTGTCCTTTAATTGCTTGAATGTCTTCTCGCCTTTGATCTCTTTAGCGATGGCCAATGCCGTTGATTTCTCTACGCCAAAAGGTGGTTTACTGGTGATATGGTACTGATCCAAAGTGCTGCCAGCAGGCATTAACTTATCGTTAGGAATACCTGCTTTTTCATACTTGTAGCAGAAAGGACAGTTAATCGAGTAGATCTTCACTACTTGGTTCGGGGCATTAAATTGAGCCACTTCTGGCAATACTTGGTATTCAACTCCCTCTGTTGCTGCATGGGCACCAAATGATAGAAATAGAGTTGCTGCGATGGCGGAAAGTGTTTTTTTCATGAGTGAGTTCCATTAAAAATAGGGTTAACAGCTGTCAGCGCCTTTTAAAAGGCGCTGCCATTGGTTTATTACTGGTTAAACATGGCTTCTGGGTGAACTACTGTTGAGCGGTAACCCGGCTCGTGTTTAGTCAGGGTTTTAACCTTGATTTCAACTTTTACTTCATTGGTTTTTGGATCAACCTCTGTAATCCAATGCTCCGGAGCCTTATCACTTTCTAGCAGACCTGCTGAAGCTGATGCCATAAACATGGTGTTATGATCTGGCTGGAATTCAGTAATAGAGGTAATTGGGCTGTACCACTCATAGCCGCGGTCTTTACCGTATTCCCAGGTCTGTTGAACCGTCATATTGTCCATATCGACCTTGTATTCAACACCACGAGAGTACTTCATTGTCGGTAGAGCTGGCTGCTCAAGAGAGCGTCCATCGCCATTGTCGAAGACTGTAACTGTGCCACGTTCAGGTACAGGCCAAGCGGTATGCTGAGTCCATGTCCAGTCAAAGTCACCTTCACAATCTTTGGCATCACACTTTAACTTTTTGCCCTTTTTATCAACCGGGATGAGTACCTTATCTGCTAGATCTCCTTCCCAGCCGATAGGGGTACCAAGGATCCACTTCACTTCATCGTCACGGCCAATCTTAATCACTGCTGATTGATGACGAGAACTGATGATGATGCTGTCGTCTTCTGCGTCATAACCAATAGAGTTGATATGTAACCAGTTGCGACCTGTATCTACACCGGCAACGTCGCCATAAGGCTCATTTGCTAGCTCTTCTGCTGACATTGTCTTACCCGCAGAGGCTACATCTACGTTTAGACACACTGCGCCCATATCCAATGAACTCAATACATCATCACGTAATGGATCTAGGATCTTATTGAAGTCCCATACCTTAACGACTTCGCCATTGTTATTAACTTCAATTACATGGTCACGAATAGAGTCAACTTTTATCCCTGTTGGAGTGATATAGTCTTTTTTGCCCACACGTAGCAACAGGTTGCCGTTTGGCATTTCAGTCACTTCATGAGAGAAACCGATATAGCCGCGAGGAAGATCACGTTTGAAAATTGGTTTGCCGATAAAGTCGTACTTGGCATAGTAAGGTGACAGGAAGCCATTATGTTGATTAAACATCAGGCCCTGACCGAAGATAAGCTTACCGTCACGGGTTTGTTTAAATGACATGGACCCGCCTGGACGGTCATAAATTACATCGGCACTTAAGTGCCAGCGTACATCACCGTTGGTATCAATAATATTCTGGGTTGGTTTCCAATCCCACTTATCACGCAGATCGGGTGTGATGACTTGGCCATCGACTAGATAAAATCTATCTTCAAACCCCTTAGCAACTTTAATCGGTTCATATTCATACTGAGTTCTATCCTGACCATCAATATGTTGATGTGGTATATCATTGGTACGGATCTTATATGTCTCTTTAATTTTTTTACCATCAAGCTTGTAGGAGACTTCAACTTCATTAAGGTGGTCAGGGTAGAGACCAAACACCGGAATCCCGTTATGTGTATTCAACTGAGTAGTACTGACGGGATAATCAATATCAATGCCTTTACGGTCTTTACCTTTGACGGAAACCGTGGCGTTTGTAATCGTTTTACCTCCCAAATCAATCACTGCAACCAATGGACTAAAGTCATAAGGGTCAACGTAGACAAAGCCTAATTGTCCTTGAGCAACAGCGGAAGATGAAGTACCTGGTAAATTTCCCGCAGCATTTACTGATAATGAAATTGCCGAGCAAGTAAGCACCGAGGCTGTTAAAATCGCTGACATTATTTTATTAAGTTTCATAGTTAATCCCTTTATTAGAATTTATATTGGACTGAGTAAAAAAATGCATCGTGATAGCCTTTTTTACCTAAGTTATTTTCTGCGTAACGATAACTGACACCCACTGACCAATTATTGTTGATTATCCAGTTTGCTCGTAGTTGACCATTAAAACCAAAGTCTTCCATGTCGCCTGCTAATTCCAAATATTGTTCATTTCTGCCGAAATAAAACTCTTGCCACCAGACAAATTTAAAATCTTGATCAAATAATGATAAATCATGACTAATATTTAAATACGCGTAGCCACCATTAAAACCTTGCTCATCAAAATTAGAGTCAAAAGCCTTATATGTGGCATTCACTATGTGTGCGGCGAACGCTAGCTGTACATAAGTATTGTCATAGTTTTTATCCCAGCTAAATCCAAGCAATGTATTGGTTTCTCCCCAGACAGGCATTGATTTATCAAACACTTGGCCGTATAAGTTGAAATCCGTTTCGCCAATATTTATTTGACCGACTAGATTTATTTCAGTCCCATAAATGTCTGTATTATCGAAGTTTTCCAATGTGACA comes from the Shewanella halifaxensis HAW-EB4 genome and includes:
- a CDS encoding LysR substrate-binding domain-containing protein, whose product is MNNNIPLRALQVFESCARLESCSLAANELCITQSAVSQQIKLLEDYFLEKLFHRNAGKITLTESGLELRQRLAPVFYDLNSVCASLVPDMSNEVRVHSYNSLAARWLVPKMAKLRKEHPEFNINVGMFQDDVEMSDMIADIFIITRECQDGYTITPLVEEKLVAFCSPEYLQKHPEISLSTFHEQTLLYSKHKDYGVDWEGWFRDNKVAVGPLQRKIIFNHNMLAVQAAIFGQGIVLGLEQTLQVELDSGNLVKLDLPHCYTGWTYSIAYKSSRKRDARITKIVDWIIKEYAGSVS
- the caiC gene encoding crotonobetaine/carnitine-CoA ligase — encoded protein: MDIVGSKTLRCMWEERARKFSNNTALVYEDAAGDVQEYTYSHLNAEINRAANLFLSLGINKGDKVAVQLYNSPQFIFCWFGLAKIGAVIVPINNQYLFAECQYIINKCAVKAVVIEEEFLPIYTRMKQETGNSINNILVTRTANPEISDSMNFDTLLSQQIVELVQRVTISSDDVAEILFTSGTTSRPKGVEITHCNLQFAGYFTAWQTCLRSDDIYLTMMPSFHIDFQCNAAMAAFTVGAKLVMLEKYSARKFWKQICDYRATITHSMPMIVRTLMLQPATPFERDHCLRDMLFFLHISDQEKLDFETRFNVQLFNSYGMTETLVGLIGDSPAEERHWPSIGRPGLGYEAKIADENGQELAPNVIGDLWVKGVPGRTIMKGYYQDTKATEEVLSAEGWLYTGDKAYVDDNGLFYFVDRKTNMIKRSGENISSSEIEKVLMSHPYIQDAAVIGVPDLIRDEAVKAFVIFNEGVSLSVEQILQYCAENMAKFKVPSFVEIKKSFPRTCTCKVQKKLLM
- a CDS encoding disulfide bond formation protein B, whose translation is MSLQQRLKEFWGQFKATPADSLTHMQDHRPIWLVMVGGALFLILSAIFYFQLFLAMDPCELCVYIRFSQCCIVLAGLIILIDPRNHILKFLGLLLAWYAVIQGWMWSVELMKIHDAAHMVVDETMDFFAAAGDAAGSACSTDPRFPLNLPLDEWLPFEFAPTGGCGEDDWTLLGMNMAHYCIIAYTVFMVCLAPLTFGWVRSLKKLLPLKK
- a CDS encoding alpha/beta hydrolase, translating into MPLDPKVALYLQQVRDSGAQAYEDMTPAESRRLDMNELTKTKADRVLEPVAAIEHSFIPGPTADLPIRIYRPKGDTSELQPAIIFIHGSGWVVSNIETNDHFSRALANRTGSVVIAINYQKAPEHKFPIPMDDCYASTLWIFEHATLLGLDSNRIGILGDSAGGNLAAAVTLRLRDEQGPKLAYQVLVYPAVQYGWQTPSAIAHAEGYLLQQASMKYYWGHYLRSEADAQNPYCSPLNALSHKDLPPTLIYTAEFDPLCDDGYLYARELQGSGVTVKYRCFDGVIHGFIKMLGVFDQADEFLDELKQDLLEI
- a CDS encoding thiol:disulfide interchange protein DsbA/DsbL — protein: MKKTLSAIAATLFLSFGAHAATEGVEYQVLPEVAQFNAPNQVVKIYSINCPFCYKYEKAGIPNDKLMPAGSTLDQYHITSKPPFGVEKSTALAIAKEIKGEKTFKQLKDKYYDQYHVKKVKFKDADSTIAFTLDTLGMSRAEFDTHAQDPKVKQLMTKWDKGVEVAKIQGVPAITVNGKYLINTKSIRSMDMLKELIAELSAK
- a CDS encoding MaoC/PaaZ C-terminal domain-containing protein, producing MALKLEMQGQTYGPFVNEYTARDVMLFALGCGAGSDGKTDLDYVYEKQLKVLPIFAATQIVDAEVTKTIDYGFNWGGSLHWGFDLHIHQPLPTNPGKLSTKVLLKGLFDRGEGRGCLAQHIGETFDETGTKLFTNESWDCALYDGGFGGPKAPADIVEIPERAPDFEIEQDIPLNQALIYRLSGDDHPQHVDWEYAQEFGHPKPNLHGVSTAGVACRHIIQAMFPGEPERLTRFKTRLTKSLYPGARVKTQIWKWDDNCVHFRVMDANDPDTFYLNFGLVEWK
- a CDS encoding aryl-sulfate sulfotransferase, coding for MKLNKIMSAILTASVLTCSAISLSVNAAGNLPGTSSSAVAQGQLGFVYVDPYDFSPLVAVIDLGGKTITNATVSVKGKDRKGIDIDYPVSTTQLNTHNGIPVFGLYPDHLNEVEVSYKLDGKKIKETYKIRTNDIPHQHIDGQDRTQYEYEPIKVAKGFEDRFYLVDGQVITPDLRDKWDWKPTQNIIDTNGDVRWHLSADVIYDRPGGSMSFKQTRDGKLIFGQGLMFNQHNGFLSPYYAKYDFIGKPIFKRDLPRGYIGFSHEVTEMPNGNLLLRVGKKDYITPTGIKVDSIRDHVIEVNNNGEVVKVWDFNKILDPLRDDVLSSLDMGAVCLNVDVASAGKTMSAEELANEPYGDVAGVDTGRNWLHINSIGYDAEDDSIIISSRHQSAVIKIGRDDEVKWILGTPIGWEGDLADKVLIPVDKKGKKLKCDAKDCEGDFDWTWTQHTAWPVPERGTVTVFDNGDGRSLEQPALPTMKYSRGVEYKVDMDNMTVQQTWEYGKDRGYEWYSPITSITEFQPDHNTMFMASASAGLLESDKAPEHWITEVDPKTNEVKVEIKVKTLTKHEPGYRSTVVHPEAMFNQ
- the caiD gene encoding crotonobetainyl-CoA hydratase, with translation MSESLHVTRNGAILEITLDRPKANAIDAKTSFEMGEVFLAFREDPELRVAIITGAGERFFSAGWDLKAAAEGEAPDADFGPGGFAGLTEIFDLDKPVIAAVNGYAFGGGFELALAADMIICSENASFALPEAKLGIVPDSGGMLRLPKLLPPAIVNELMMTGRGMGAEEALRWGVVNRVVESDKLMDSARELAQQIAQGAPLAIAAIKEIYRETSELSVEEGYRHIRAGGLKNYPSVLRSEDALEGPLAFSEKRDPVWKGR
- the caiE gene encoding carnitine operon protein CaiE yields the protein MFEAQQLSSESCDLLRVKQFMPCYEFEGLIPVVDPSAYVHPTAVLIGDVIVEAGVYIGPNASLRGDYGRLILQRGSNLQDGCIMHGYCDMDTVVEPDGHIGHGAILHGCVIKRNALVGMNAVVMDGAVIGEDSIVAAMSFVKAGFQGLPQQLLMGQPAKVMRQVSEQDLHWKGLNTLEYQVLAQRSAKTMQPVTPLTQQEVNRPRLKGVTEVQPKAQQTQAG